The DNA window GCGACACCGTCATGCGGATCCCCGAGCTGCCCGGCCACCTGGTGATCCTCGGAAGTGGCTTCGTGGCAGCAGAATTCGCGCACGTTTTCTCCGCCCTGGGCGTGCGGGTCACGATCGTGGCCCGCGGCGGCTGCCTGCTGCGGCACTGCGACGACACCATCTGCGAGCGGTTCACCCGCATCGCGGCCGCCAAATGGGACCTGCGCACCCACCGCAATGTCGTGGGCGGCACCAACCGCGGCGCGGTCGTCGAGCTGCGGCTCGACGACGGGTCGACGCTGGCCGCCGACCTGTTGCTGGTCGCGACCGGCCGGGTGCCCAACGGCGACCTCCTCGACGCCGCCCGGGCGGGGGTCGACGTCGAATGCGGGCGCGTGGTCGTCGACCGGTATCAACGCACCTCGGCGCGCAACGTTTTCGCCCTGGGCGACGTGTCGTCGCCGTATCAGCTCAAGCACGTCGCCAACCACGAGGCCCGTGTCGTGCGGGACAACCTGCTCTGCGACTGGGACGACACCGGGTCGATGGTGGCGACCGACCACCGCCACGTCCCGGCGGCGGTGTTCACCGACCCCCAGCTGGCGACGGTCGGCCTGACCGAGAACCAGGCCGTCGCAGCCGGATTCGACGTCGCGGTCGCGATCCAGGACTACGGGGACGTGGCGTACGGCTGGGCGATGGAAGACACCACCGGCATCGTCAAGTTGATCGCCGACCGCTCCACCGGACACCTGCTCGGCGCGCACATCATGGGCCATCAGGCGTCGTCGATCATCCAGCCGCTGATCCAGGCGATGAGCTTCGGGCTGAGGGCACCGCAGATGGCCCGAGGCCAGTACTGGATCCATCCGGCGCTACCGGAGGTGGTCGAGAACGCCCTGCTGAACCTCTACTAGACGGTCAGCGCCGCGAGCGTCCGCGCGGCCGCGGACCGGGCTCGGCGGCGGCCTGGCACCGCGGGCACAGGCCGCGCAGGGTCAGGCCGGCCCGCTCGGAGAGCGCGAACGAGCTGCCCGCCATCGCCTGCTCGAGCGCGGAACTGAGCTGCCGGGCCGGAACCTCGATGATCGAGCCGCACTGGGTGCAGACCGCGTGGTGATGGGGGGCGGTGGCCAGCCCGTAGGTCGTGACGCCGCTGTCCAGCGTCAACGCATGCAGCACACCCTGGTCGACCAGGGTGGTCACCGTGCGGTAGATGGTCGCCACGTCGGGCGCCTGCGTGCCGGGCGGCAGACATTCGCGTACCCGCTTGTGGATGTCGGCGACCGGCAGGTGCCCGTCGACCGGCTCGAGCACCGCCAGCACCTGGATCCGCGACGCCATCCGCCGCAGCCCGCGCGCCCGCAGGAACTCACCGATTCGCTCGGTGACGGCGGGGTCCAGAACGGACTGCTTACAACTCACCCGTCCAGTGTTGCTCCCGACGCCCGGGACCGCCAGTCTTCGTCGCGGCGCGGCGCCGCAGCTCCTGCAAGCGACTTGCATCTAGGCGTGCATGCTGCTTACAGTCGGGCCGGTTGTTGTCCGCCCGATGCCGGAAGGATTCCAGTGGCCAGTGCTCAGCTCGACTGGCGGCCCTCATGGAAGACCAGGCTTCGCAGCGCCCTGACACCGGCGGAGTGGTCGCGGCTCGCAGCGATGTCGGCGCTCATCGTCGCACTGCACCTGATCGGCTGGCTGACCCTGGTGCTGCTGGTCGAGCCCGCCCAGCTCAGCGTGGGCGGCAAGGCCTTCGGCGTCGGCATCGGCATCACGGCCTACACCCTGGGCATGCGGCATGCCTTCGACGCCGATCACATTGCCGCGATCGACAACACCACCCGCAAGCTGATGAACGACGGGCAGCGTCCCCTCGCGGTCGGTTTCTTCTTCTCGCTGGGCCACTCCACGGTGGTCTTCGCGCTGGCGGTGCTGCTGACCTGCGGGATCAAAACCCTCGTGGGGCCCGTCGAGAACGACTCCTCGGCCCTGCACCACTACACCGGCCTGATCGGGACGAGCGTCTCCGGTGCGTTCCTGTACCTGATCGCCATCGTCAACATCGTCATCCTCGCCGGCATCCTGCGGGTGTTCGCCCGGCTGCGCCGCGGCCACTACGACGAGGCCAAACTGGAACAGCACCTGGACAACCGGGGGCTGGTCAACCGGTTGCTCGGCCGGTTCACCAAGTCGATCACCAAGTCCTGGCACGCCTACCCGGTCGGGTTGCTGTTCGGGCTCGGGTTCGACACCGCCACGGAGATCGCGCTGCTGGTGCTCGCGAGTTCGAGCGCCGCCTCCGGCCTGCCGTGGTACGCCATCCTGTGCCTGCCCGTGCTGTTCGCCGCCGGCATGTGCCTGCTGGACACCGTCGACGGGTCGTTCATGAACTTCGCCTACGGCTGGGCCTTTTCCAGCCCGGTGCGCAAGATCTACTACAACATCATCATCACCGCGCTGTCGGTGGCCGTGGCCCTACTCATCGGCAGCGTGGAACTGCTGGGACTGTTCGCCGGCCAGTTCGGCTGGCGGGGGCCGTTCTGGGAGTGGATCGGCGGGCTGGACCTCAACGCGGTCGGCTACTTCGTGGTCGGCATGTTCGTTCTCACCTGGGCCGTCGCCCTGCTCGTCTGGCGCTACGGCCGCATCGAGGAGAGGTGGGACACCACCACCGCGGGGGCCGAGAGCACGCCTTGAAGCGTGTCCTGCGACCCTCCCGCAGAACCGTGGTTGGGGTGTAGAACGGTGCCATGTGCTCCTCGGCCGCGCGCGGGCAGCGGTGATCCGCGGTGCATGAGCTCGCGCTCTGCGAGGCGATCGCCGGTGTGGCCAAGACGCACGCCGGCGGCCGCCACGTCGAGGTGGTGCGGGTGCGGATCGGGGCCCTTCGCCAGGTGGTGCCGGAATCGCTGTCGTTCTGCTGGACCCTCGTCCGCGACGCCGAGGACATGCCGGACGCCGAGCTCGAGCTCGAATGCGTCGCCGCCGAGGTGCACTGCCGTGCGTGCGGCGAGCGGTCGAAGATCACGTCGTCGTGGTCGATCTGGTGCCCGCGGTGCGACAGCCCCGACGTCGAGGTGTTACGCGGCAACGAATTCCTGGTGACGTCGCTGGACGTCTCGTGAGGGGCACCTCTGGTGAAAGGCATTCGGAATGAACGGATCTGGTGATGGGTAGATTTCACCGGCACGACGACGGCACCGTGCACGCCCACGAGCACGGCGATCACAGCCACTACGGGACGGGACGGCAGCGCGTCGACGTGCTGGAGTCGATCTTCGCCGAGAACGACGTGTTCGCGGCGGCCAACAGGGCGGCGTTCGAGAGCAACGGGATCCGCACCCTCAACCTGATGAGCTCGCCGGGATCGGGCAAGACGACCATCCTGCAGGCCACACTGGACGAGCTGGCCGAAGAGATCGCGATCGGGGTGATCGAGGGCGACATCGCCACCGACCTGGATGCCGCCAAGCTCAGCGGCCGCGGCGCCCAGGTGTCACTGCTGAACACCAGCAACGGCTTTGGCGGCGAATGCCATCTCGACGCGCCCATGGTCGGTCGCGCACTGCCGGGCCTCGACCTGTCCCGCCTGGACCTGGTGATCATCGAGAACGTCGGCAACCTGGTCTGCCCGGCCGAGTTCGACGTCGGCGAGCACGCCAAGGCCATGGTCTACTCGGTGACCGAGGGCGAGGACAAGCCGCTGAAATACCCGGTGATGTTTCGCTCGGTGGATGTGGTGCTGCTCAACAAGATTGACCTGGTGCCCCACCTGGACGTCGACGTCGACACCTATGTGCACCATGTTCGTCAGGTCAACGCGACGGCACCGATCCTGCCCGTCAGCGCCCGCACCGGCGCCGGCCTGGACGCCTGGTTCGGCTGGCTGCGGCGGTTCGCCGGCACGTCGCCGGCCTGAGCGCACCGGCTTTGCGGCCGCGGCCTGCGCGCGGTGGCCCGGCTATCGGCACCCGATGCCGAAAGTCCCCGGCGATCGCCGGCTGCGGCGATGCGCAGCGCTCGCCAGGATGCGGAACATGCTGCCCGCCACAGTATTCCACCTAACTGAGCGGCTATGCGACATGCGTCCACTTATCCGGGCCCGGGTAACCGTTGACAACGCCTACCTGCGGGAGTAGACCCAGAACCAGCGCCGCGCAAGTGGGCCGACGGTCGACTCCGGCGGCGTAGGGGCCCTGGCCCGCCCCGGAAAGCTGCAGCATGCCAGCAGAAGCGGCAGTCAAAGCAGAAGAAACGCTGATCCACGTTCTCTGGATCAATGCAGGGCTCAGTTGTGACGGCGATTCGGTGGCGTTGACTGCCGCCACCCAGCCCAGCGTCGAGGAGATCGCCCTC is part of the Mycobacterium sp. HUMS_12744610 genome and encodes:
- the hypB gene encoding hydrogenase nickel incorporation protein HypB, which codes for MGRFHRHDDGTVHAHEHGDHSHYGTGRQRVDVLESIFAENDVFAAANRAAFESNGIRTLNLMSSPGSGKTTILQATLDELAEEIAIGVIEGDIATDLDAAKLSGRGAQVSLLNTSNGFGGECHLDAPMVGRALPGLDLSRLDLVIIENVGNLVCPAEFDVGEHAKAMVYSVTEGEDKPLKYPVMFRSVDVVLLNKIDLVPHLDVDVDTYVHHVRQVNATAPILPVSARTGAGLDAWFGWLRRFAGTSPA
- the mtr gene encoding mycothione reductase, translated to MENYDLAIIGTGSGNSILDDRYAGKRVAICEQGTFGGTCLNVGCIPTKMYVYAADVAQTIRGAARYGVDAHLDGVRWADVVSRIFGRIDPIAVGGEQYRRSAANIDVYREHTRFGPAQSDGRYLLRAGTDEFAADQVVIAAGSRPVVPPAISASGLDYHTSDTVMRIPELPGHLVILGSGFVAAEFAHVFSALGVRVTIVARGGCLLRHCDDTICERFTRIAAAKWDLRTHRNVVGGTNRGAVVELRLDDGSTLAADLLLVATGRVPNGDLLDAARAGVDVECGRVVVDRYQRTSARNVFALGDVSSPYQLKHVANHEARVVRDNLLCDWDDTGSMVATDHRHVPAAVFTDPQLATVGLTENQAVAAGFDVAVAIQDYGDVAYGWAMEDTTGIVKLIADRSTGHLLGAHIMGHQASSIIQPLIQAMSFGLRAPQMARGQYWIHPALPEVVENALLNLY
- a CDS encoding hydrogenase maturation nickel metallochaperone HypA yields the protein MHELALCEAIAGVAKTHAGGRHVEVVRVRIGALRQVVPESLSFCWTLVRDAEDMPDAELELECVAAEVHCRACGERSKITSSWSIWCPRCDSPDVEVLRGNEFLVTSLDVS
- a CDS encoding HoxN/HupN/NixA family nickel/cobalt transporter; this translates as MASAQLDWRPSWKTRLRSALTPAEWSRLAAMSALIVALHLIGWLTLVLLVEPAQLSVGGKAFGVGIGITAYTLGMRHAFDADHIAAIDNTTRKLMNDGQRPLAVGFFFSLGHSTVVFALAVLLTCGIKTLVGPVENDSSALHHYTGLIGTSVSGAFLYLIAIVNIVILAGILRVFARLRRGHYDEAKLEQHLDNRGLVNRLLGRFTKSITKSWHAYPVGLLFGLGFDTATEIALLVLASSSAASGLPWYAILCLPVLFAAGMCLLDTVDGSFMNFAYGWAFSSPVRKIYYNIIITALSVAVALLIGSVELLGLFAGQFGWRGPFWEWIGGLDLNAVGYFVVGMFVLTWAVALLVWRYGRIEERWDTTTAGAESTP
- a CDS encoding Fur family transcriptional regulator, with translation MSCKQSVLDPAVTERIGEFLRARGLRRMASRIQVLAVLEPVDGHLPVADIHKRVRECLPPGTQAPDVATIYRTVTTLVDQGVLHALTLDSGVTTYGLATAPHHHAVCTQCGSIIEVPARQLSSALEQAMAGSSFALSERAGLTLRGLCPRCQAAAEPGPRPRGRSRR